In Streptomyces sp. RFCAC02, the following proteins share a genomic window:
- a CDS encoding DUF1963 domain-containing protein, whose protein sequence is MRFDDPAVMRRICAERLGRGAGEAYAALARDGFRLTAAGGDARATGRCRFGGGALLEPGAAWPESGGFPLSLHAVLDTGALAAALGRDLPVRGALLNFFLLDPDAPYAEYSRLDVSDPRACRVIAADRASAVERAVPPRARQYPGTPVHASRAVMLPDPFDLADGEVPLDHDEDGAPLGRDGRWRVPYLIGDLMGASDGNTAGEHLALGWPDASHTLPVTPRDAGGPAVHLLQLAEDPDLGWGWGDAGEVSFTVPAAAWAEGDVTRAGAHFRCA, encoded by the coding sequence ATGAGGTTCGACGACCCGGCCGTCATGCGCCGGATCTGCGCGGAACGGCTCGGCCGAGGCGCGGGGGAGGCGTACGCCGCCCTGGCGCGCGACGGGTTCCGGCTGACCGCCGCCGGCGGGGACGCGCGGGCCACCGGCCGGTGCCGGTTCGGCGGCGGCGCCCTCCTCGAACCGGGCGCCGCCTGGCCGGAGTCCGGCGGGTTCCCGCTGTCGCTCCACGCCGTGCTCGACACCGGGGCGCTCGCCGCCGCGCTCGGCCGCGACCTGCCCGTCCGCGGGGCGCTGCTGAACTTCTTCCTCCTCGACCCCGACGCCCCCTACGCGGAGTACTCCCGGCTCGACGTGAGCGACCCGCGCGCCTGCCGCGTCATCGCCGCCGACCGGGCGTCCGCCGTGGAGAGGGCCGTGCCCCCGCGCGCGCGGCAGTACCCCGGCACGCCCGTCCACGCGTCCCGCGCCGTCATGCTGCCCGACCCCTTCGACCTGGCGGACGGCGAGGTCCCGCTCGACCACGACGAGGACGGCGCCCCGCTCGGCCGGGACGGCCGCTGGCGCGTCCCGTACCTGATCGGCGACCTCATGGGCGCGTCGGACGGCAACACCGCCGGCGAACACCTCGCCCTCGGCTGGCCCGACGCCTCGCACACCCTCCCGGTCACGCCGCGCGACGCCGGCGGCCCCGCCGTCCACCTCCTCCAGCTCGCGGAGGACCCGGACCTCGGCTGGGGCTGGGGCGACGCCGGGGAGGTGTCGTTCACCGTCCCCGCCGCGGCGTGGGCCGAGGGGGACGTCACACGGGCCGGGGCGCACTTCCGCTGCGCCTGA